A window of Streptomyces marispadix contains these coding sequences:
- the lon gene encoding endopeptidase La produces the protein MASMSKPLTLPVLPLDDEVVLPGMVVPLDLSDSDVRAAVEAAQAAVTAGEKPQLLLVPRIGGSYAGLGVLGSVEQVGRLAGGDPGALIRARGRVRVGSGTSGPGAALWVEGTPVDETTGPQQDGEGESSGAAELMTEYKALAADWLRKRGAWQVVDRLQQIDDPGQLADNAGYSPFLSAEQKMTLLETLDPVERLRFAVSTLREHLAEQDVAESIAKDVQEGVDKQQREFLLRRQLDAVRKELAELNGDPEDEGEDYRARVEAAALPEHVHKAALKELEKLERASDQSPEGGWIRTWLDTVLELPWNERTEDAYDIAGAQAVLDADHAGLQDVKERITEYLAVRKRREERGLGVVGGRRGGAVLALTGPPGVGKTSLGESVARAMGRKFVRVALGGVRDEAEIRGHRRTYVGALPGRIVRAVKEAGSMNPVVLLDEVDKLGADFRGDPSSALLEVLDPAQNHTFRDHYLEVELDLSDVVFLATANVMEAIPDALLDRMEVVQLDGYTEDEKVVIAREHLLPRQLERTGLDAGEVLLQDEALRKLAAEYTREAGVRNLERSVARVLRKVAAQHELGERELPVSVGPEELRDLIGRPHHTPESAQDPAERRTSVPGVATGLAVTGAGGDVLFVEASLADPETGGSGLTLTGQLGDVMKESAHIALSYLRSRGAELELPVGDLKDRGVHLHVPAGAVPKDGPSAGVTMTTALASLLSGRQVRTDVAMTGEVSLTGRVLPIGGVKQKLLAAHRAGVTTVVIPKRNEPDLDDVPEEVLEGLDVRPLSDIRQVLELALTPAESGCPGGAERELPVAA, from the coding sequence ATGGCTTCGATGTCCAAACCGCTCACCCTGCCCGTGCTGCCCCTCGATGACGAGGTAGTGCTCCCGGGGATGGTGGTGCCGCTGGACCTGTCCGACAGCGACGTAAGGGCGGCGGTGGAGGCCGCACAGGCCGCCGTCACCGCTGGGGAGAAGCCGCAGCTCCTGCTGGTGCCGAGGATCGGCGGAAGCTACGCGGGCCTGGGCGTGCTCGGCAGCGTCGAGCAGGTCGGCCGCCTCGCGGGCGGAGACCCCGGCGCCCTGATCCGCGCTCGCGGCCGGGTGCGCGTCGGCTCCGGTACGAGCGGCCCCGGCGCGGCCCTGTGGGTCGAGGGCACGCCCGTCGACGAGACCACCGGCCCGCAGCAGGACGGCGAGGGTGAGTCGTCCGGCGCCGCCGAGCTGATGACCGAGTACAAGGCGCTCGCCGCCGACTGGCTGCGCAAGCGCGGCGCCTGGCAGGTGGTGGACCGGCTCCAGCAGATCGACGACCCCGGCCAGCTCGCCGACAACGCCGGCTATTCGCCGTTCCTCTCGGCCGAGCAGAAGATGACGCTGCTGGAGACCCTCGACCCCGTCGAGCGGCTGCGCTTCGCCGTCTCCACGCTGCGCGAGCACCTCGCCGAGCAGGACGTGGCCGAGTCCATCGCCAAGGACGTTCAGGAGGGCGTCGACAAGCAGCAGCGCGAGTTCCTGCTCCGCCGCCAGCTCGACGCCGTACGCAAGGAACTCGCGGAACTCAACGGCGACCCGGAGGACGAGGGTGAGGACTACCGCGCCCGTGTCGAGGCCGCCGCCCTGCCCGAGCATGTGCACAAGGCCGCGCTCAAGGAGCTGGAGAAGCTGGAGCGGGCCTCCGACCAGTCGCCCGAGGGAGGCTGGATCCGCACCTGGCTCGACACCGTGCTGGAGCTGCCCTGGAACGAGCGGACCGAGGACGCCTACGACATCGCGGGCGCACAGGCCGTGCTCGACGCCGACCACGCCGGACTTCAGGACGTCAAGGAGCGCATCACCGAGTATCTGGCGGTGCGCAAGCGCCGCGAGGAGCGCGGCCTCGGCGTCGTCGGCGGGCGGCGCGGGGGTGCCGTGCTGGCGCTGACCGGCCCGCCCGGCGTCGGCAAGACGTCGCTGGGGGAGTCCGTGGCACGCGCGATGGGACGGAAGTTCGTGCGCGTCGCGCTGGGCGGCGTCCGCGACGAGGCGGAGATCCGCGGCCACCGCCGCACGTATGTGGGCGCGCTGCCCGGACGGATCGTGCGGGCGGTGAAGGAGGCCGGTTCGATGAACCCGGTCGTGCTGCTCGACGAGGTCGACAAGCTCGGTGCCGACTTCCGCGGCGACCCCTCGTCGGCGCTGCTGGAGGTCCTCGACCCGGCGCAGAACCACACATTCCGCGACCACTACCTGGAGGTCGAACTCGACCTGTCCGACGTGGTGTTCCTCGCCACCGCCAACGTCATGGAGGCGATCCCGGACGCGCTGCTGGACCGCATGGAGGTCGTGCAGCTCGACGGCTACACCGAGGACGAGAAGGTCGTCATCGCCCGCGAGCACCTGCTGCCGCGGCAGCTCGAACGCACGGGCCTGGACGCCGGCGAGGTCCTGCTCCAGGACGAGGCGCTGCGCAAGCTCGCCGCCGAGTACACGCGGGAGGCCGGTGTGCGGAATCTGGAGCGCTCCGTCGCCCGTGTGCTGCGCAAGGTCGCGGCACAGCACGAGCTGGGGGAGCGCGAACTGCCCGTCAGCGTCGGCCCGGAAGAGCTGCGCGACCTCATCGGGCGTCCGCACCACACCCCGGAGTCGGCCCAGGACCCGGCGGAGCGGCGTACGTCCGTGCCCGGGGTGGCCACGGGGCTCGCGGTCACCGGAGCGGGCGGCGACGTGCTCTTCGTGGAGGCGTCGCTCGCCGATCCGGAGACGGGCGGCTCGGGGCTGACCCTGACCGGGCAGCTCGGCGACGTGATGAAGGAGTCCGCACACATCGCGCTGTCGTATCTGCGGTCGCGCGGCGCGGAGTTGGAGCTGCCGGTCGGCGATCTGAAGGACCGGGGCGTCCATCTGCACGTGCCCGCGGGCGCGGTGCCGAAGGACGGCCCCAGCGCCGGCGTCACCATGACCACCGCGCTGGCGTCGCTGCTGAGCGGCCGTCAGGTGCGTACGGACGTGGCGATGACCGGGGAGGTCTCGCTGACCGGCCGGGTGCTGCCCATCGGCGGCGTCAAGCAGAAGCTGCTGGCGGCGCACCGTGCGGGCGTCACGACGGTCGTCATCCCGAAGCGGAACGAGCCCGACCTGGACGATGTGCCGGAGGAGGTGCTGGAAGGGCTCGACGTGCGTCCGCTCTCCGACATCCGCCAGGTGCTCGAACTGGCTCTGACTCCCGCGGAGTCGGGCTGCCCGGGCGGCGCGGAGCGGGAGCTCCCGGTGGCGGCCTGA
- a CDS encoding lysozyme has translation MPGLGSGTARRRGRLLTAAGLFISALALLVTAPGAASAASQQEPVKPGEASMGVGVRMHEGGDPSDGSPPKTLAASVHGVDVSGHQGNVAWSALWDSGVRWAYVKATEGTSYQNEYFTQQYNGSYNVGMIRGAYHFALPNSSSGAAQANYFADHGGGWSKDGKTLPGVLDIEYNPYGSTCYGKSQSAMVSWIKDFTSTYKARTGRDAVIYTTTDWWTQCTGNNGGFGSTNPLWVARYASSPGTLPNGWGFYTFWQYTSTGPTVGDHDLFNGAMDRLQALANG, from the coding sequence ATGCCAGGTCTCGGATCCGGTACGGCCCGCCGCAGAGGAAGGCTCCTCACCGCGGCGGGATTGTTCATCTCCGCACTCGCCCTGCTCGTCACCGCACCGGGTGCGGCGAGCGCGGCCAGCCAGCAGGAACCCGTAAAGCCCGGCGAAGCCTCGATGGGCGTCGGCGTACGGATGCACGAGGGCGGCGACCCCTCCGACGGGTCACCGCCGAAGACCCTCGCCGCGAGCGTCCACGGCGTCGATGTGAGCGGCCATCAGGGCAACGTCGCATGGTCGGCCCTGTGGGACAGCGGCGTGCGCTGGGCCTACGTCAAGGCGACCGAGGGCACCTCGTACCAGAACGAGTACTTCACGCAGCAGTACAACGGCTCGTACAACGTCGGAATGATCCGCGGGGCCTATCACTTCGCGCTGCCGAACAGCTCCAGCGGCGCCGCGCAGGCCAACTACTTCGCGGACCACGGCGGCGGCTGGAGCAAGGACGGCAAGACGCTGCCCGGAGTGCTCGACATCGAGTACAACCCGTACGGCTCGACCTGCTACGGGAAGAGCCAGAGCGCCATGGTGAGCTGGATCAAGGACTTCACCAGCACCTACAAGGCACGCACCGGCCGCGACGCCGTCATCTACACCACGACGGACTGGTGGACCCAGTGCACGGGCAACAACGGCGGCTTCGGCAGCACCAATCCGCTGTGGGTGGCGCGTTACGCCTCGTCGCCCGGCACGCTCCCCAACGGCTGGGGCTTCTACACCTTCTGGCAGTACACCTCGACGGGGCCGACCGTCGGCGACCACGATCTGTTCAACGGAGCGATGGACCGCCTCCAGGCACTCGCCAACGGCTAA
- a CDS encoding MarR family winged helix-turn-helix transcriptional regulator, with amino-acid sequence MDEARLQPTPELLDLERELTVFLRRARAFSGEMAREVHPELEPAAYGLFVRLDDGGPQRATDLAMYFGVGKATISRQLRVLENLGLIYRAPDPDDGRASLVHLTPRGRDRFRSVREARRAQYVRRLASWDPAEIAELARLLHQLNTMSDTDG; translated from the coding sequence GTGGACGAGGCCAGGTTGCAGCCGACACCCGAACTGCTGGACCTAGAGAGGGAGTTGACGGTCTTCTTGCGCCGGGCGCGCGCCTTCTCGGGCGAGATGGCCCGCGAGGTCCACCCGGAACTGGAGCCCGCGGCGTACGGGCTCTTCGTCAGGCTCGACGACGGCGGGCCCCAGCGGGCGACCGACCTCGCGATGTACTTCGGCGTGGGCAAGGCGACCATCAGCCGCCAGTTGCGGGTGCTGGAGAACCTCGGGCTGATCTACCGCGCGCCCGACCCCGACGACGGCCGCGCGTCGCTGGTGCATCTCACCCCCCGGGGGCGCGACCGCTTCCGGTCCGTACGGGAGGCGCGCCGAGCGCAGTACGTACGCAGGCTCGCGTCCTGGGACCCGGCGGAGATCGCCGAGCTGGCGAGGCTGCTCCACCAGCTCAACACCATGTCCGACACGGATGGTTGA